The genomic stretch ATCGCCGGCGTCGACCCCCGTGCCGTCGTGGACGCCGCAGTCCGTGTCCCGGCCGGTCTGCTCGACGCGGTGGTCGTCGCCATCGGTGCAGTGGTCGCCCTGCTCGGCCTCTGGTTCCTGCTGCACGGGGTCCTGCCCGCGCGTCGACCCCGGCACGCGATCCGCTCCGCCCGGCTCGGCGTGGTCGTCGACGACGAGGTCCTGGCCTCCGCCGCGGCCCGCGCCGCACGCTCGGCCACCCGCCTGGCACCGGACGCGGCCGTCGGCTCGGTCGGCCGACGGACGCTCGACGTCGTCCTGTTGCCGGCCTCCGGCGTGGACGTCGCCGTGGTCGCCGCCACCGAGGCCGTCGAACGCGAACTGGCTGCCGTCGACGCCGTCCCGCCGCTCGCTGCCCGGGTGCGCGTCCGCTCGACCGGTCGGATCGACGGATGAACGGCACGAACCGCACGCTCGGCCGCGTCGTCCTGGTGCTGGTCGGGCTGGTGTTCCTGGCGCTCGGCACCGCCGCCGTGCTGGTGCAGACGCTGCCCGCCGCGGCGGACGTCTGGCGCACGGCAGCGGACCGGACGCTCGGCGGCCTCCGCACCGGTGCGGCCGACACCTCGGCGTGGTGGTGGGCGCTCGGCGGTGCCGTCGTCCTGGGCGTCCTCGCGCTCCTCGTCCTCGGTTCGATCGGGGGTGGCCGGACCGGCACCGTGCTCGAGGACGACGGGCCCGACGGCGGGCTGCCCGGGCAGGTCCGGATCGAGGCGGCAGCCGTCGAGCACGCCCTCTCGGCCGCGATCACGCCGCTGCCGCAGGTCGCGTCCCTGGCGGTCGACGTCCGCCGCGTCCGCCGCCTCACCGCCGTCCGGATCGTCGTCCGCACCCGCCGCGGGGCACCACCCCGGGAGGTCGTCGACCGGGTCGAGGACGTCGTCCGCGACCTGGACGCACTGCTCGGGCAGCGACTGCCGGTGCTGCTCCGGATCGTCCGCGGCGGATCGTCGCGGCCCGACCGGGTGCGCTGAGCCGTGGCGCCGACCGACGACCTCGCCGGCCGCGGCGGGCAGCCGGATGCGCCGGTGACCGTGCCGGATGCCGTCGCCGAACTCGCCGCCGGCCGGACCCTCGTGCCGGTGTGGGTGAACACCGCGGGTGGGAAGACCTTCCGGATCGGACCGTCCCCCGACCGTGCCGAAGGGTACGTGAAGTGGGTCCCGCCGCACTACGCGCCGTGGGTCGCCGCGGAGGTCGCGCGCCTGCAGTGGGCCGGCCGATGGCTCACCGTGCCGGATGTCGTCGAGCACGGAGCGGACGGGTCCGGCGCCTGGATGGTCACCCGGCCCGTCGTCGGCTGGAGCGCGGTCGACCCGCGGTGGCACGACGACCCGCGCACGGCGGTCATCGCGGTCGGTGAGGGGCTGCGGGCGCTGCACGAGACCCTGCCCGTGGCCGCCTGTCCGTTCTTCTGGTCGACCGACGAACGGGTCGACCGTGCACGGGCAGCGGGGCGGGACGTCGACGCGATGGGGTCGACGCCGGAGACCGACCAGCTGGTCGTCTGCCACGGGGACGCCTGCACGCCGAACACGCTGGTCGGCGACGACGGCCGGTGGGTCGGGCACGTGGACCTGGGCGACCTCGGGGTCGCGGACCGGTGGGCGGACCTGGCGGTGGCGTCGATGAGTCTCGGCTGGAACCACGGACCCGGCTGGGACGACCTGTTCCACGAGGCGTACGGGGTGCCGCAGGACCGGGACCGGACCGCCTGGTACCGGATGCTGTGGGAGCTGGACGTCGACGACGTGGACGACCCGCGGGGTGCGGCAGGAGCCTCCCGGCCCTGACCGGACGACTGGCCGCGACGACGGGCCGGGCCGCGGTGACGGGCCGGGCCGCGGTG from Curtobacterium sp. MCLR17_032 encodes the following:
- a CDS encoding aminoglycoside 3'-phosphotransferase; translated protein: MAPTDDLAGRGGQPDAPVTVPDAVAELAAGRTLVPVWVNTAGGKTFRIGPSPDRAEGYVKWVPPHYAPWVAAEVARLQWAGRWLTVPDVVEHGADGSGAWMVTRPVVGWSAVDPRWHDDPRTAVIAVGEGLRALHETLPVAACPFFWSTDERVDRARAAGRDVDAMGSTPETDQLVVCHGDACTPNTLVGDDGRWVGHVDLGDLGVADRWADLAVASMSLGWNHGPGWDDLFHEAYGVPQDRDRTAWYRMLWELDVDDVDDPRGAAGASRP